A DNA window from Arachis duranensis cultivar V14167 chromosome 3, aradu.V14167.gnm2.J7QH, whole genome shotgun sequence contains the following coding sequences:
- the LOC107477279 gene encoding porphobilinogen deaminase, chloroplastic isoform X1 produces METLLSSSALALPCLKTSKCRRTAMLRVRASVAIDQHTHQTTSNLALLRIGTRGSPLALAQAYETRDKLMSSHPELAEEGAIQIVVIKTTGDKILSQPLADIGGKGLFTKEIDEALINGDIDIAVHSMKDVPTYLPDKTILPCNLPREDVRDAFISLSASSLADLPAGSVVGTASLRRKSQILHRYPSLSVQDNFRGNVQTRLRRLSEGVVQATLLAVAGLKRLNMTENVTSTLSIDDMLPAVAQGAIGIACRSDDDKMAEYLASLNHEETRLAVSCERAFLETLDGSCRTPIAGYACRNEDGNCLFRGLVASPDGTRVLETSRIGAYAVEDMMKMGKDAGEELLSRAGPGFFSS; encoded by the exons ATGGAGACACTTCTTTCATCATCAGCGTTGGCGCTTCCATGTCTCAAAACCTCTAAATGCCGCCGCACCGCCATGCTTCGCGTTAGGGCCTCTGTAGCCATTGACCAACACACTCACCAGACCACCTCCAACCTCGCACTCCTCAGAATTGGAACCAGAGGAAG TCCACTGGCTCTAGCTCAGGCATATGAGACCAGAGACAAACTCATGTCATCACATCCGGAGCTAGCGGAAGAAGGAGCCATTCAGATTGTAGTAATTAAGACAACTGGTGACAAAATACTATCACAACCGCTTGCAGACATAGGTGGGAAGGGCCTGTTTACCAAAGAAATAGATGAGGCACTGATAAACGGCGACATTGACATTGCTGTCCACTCAATGAAAGATGTTCCTACTTATTTACCTGATAAAACAATTTTGCCTTGCAACCTTCCACGTGAGGATGTAAGAGATGCATTTATATCATTGAGTGCAAGTTCACTAGCCGATCTACCTGCTGGAAGTGTTGTTGGTACTGCTTCACTCAGACGAAAGTCGCAGATACTCCATAGATATCCATCTCTTAGT GTTCAGGATAACTTCCGCGGCAATGTCCAAACAAGGCTGAGAAGACTCAGTGAGGGTGTTGTCCAAGCTACACTATTGGCAGTTGCTGGACTCAAACGATTAAATATGACAGAAAATGTGACTTCAACCCTATCAATTGATGACATGCTTCCAGCAGTTGCCCAAGGCGCAATCGGAATAGCCTGTAGAAGTGACGATGACAAAATG GCCGAATACCTTGCTTCGCTGAATCATGAAGAAACAAGGCTAGCAGTTTCATGTGAAAGAGCCTTCCTTGAGACTCTAGATGGATCTTGCCGCACTCCTATAGCAGGTTATGCTTGCAGAAACGAAGATGGAAATTGCTTGTTTAGAGGACTAGTTGCTTCACCAGATGGAACCCGTG TGCTTGAAACATCAAGGATTGGTGCATATGCTGTTGAAGATATGATGAAGATGGGTAAGGATGCTGGGGAGGAGCTTCTTTCTAGAGCTGGACCTGGCTTTTTCAGTAGTTAG
- the LOC107477279 gene encoding porphobilinogen deaminase, chloroplastic isoform X2: MSSHPELAEEGAIQIVVIKTTGDKILSQPLADIGGKGLFTKEIDEALINGDIDIAVHSMKDVPTYLPDKTILPCNLPREDVRDAFISLSASSLADLPAGSVVGTASLRRKSQILHRYPSLSVQDNFRGNVQTRLRRLSEGVVQATLLAVAGLKRLNMTENVTSTLSIDDMLPAVAQGAIGIACRSDDDKMAEYLASLNHEETRLAVSCERAFLETLDGSCRTPIAGYACRNEDGNCLFRGLVASPDGTRVLETSRIGAYAVEDMMKMGKDAGEELLSRAGPGFFSS, encoded by the exons ATGTCATCACATCCGGAGCTAGCGGAAGAAGGAGCCATTCAGATTGTAGTAATTAAGACAACTGGTGACAAAATACTATCACAACCGCTTGCAGACATAGGTGGGAAGGGCCTGTTTACCAAAGAAATAGATGAGGCACTGATAAACGGCGACATTGACATTGCTGTCCACTCAATGAAAGATGTTCCTACTTATTTACCTGATAAAACAATTTTGCCTTGCAACCTTCCACGTGAGGATGTAAGAGATGCATTTATATCATTGAGTGCAAGTTCACTAGCCGATCTACCTGCTGGAAGTGTTGTTGGTACTGCTTCACTCAGACGAAAGTCGCAGATACTCCATAGATATCCATCTCTTAGT GTTCAGGATAACTTCCGCGGCAATGTCCAAACAAGGCTGAGAAGACTCAGTGAGGGTGTTGTCCAAGCTACACTATTGGCAGTTGCTGGACTCAAACGATTAAATATGACAGAAAATGTGACTTCAACCCTATCAATTGATGACATGCTTCCAGCAGTTGCCCAAGGCGCAATCGGAATAGCCTGTAGAAGTGACGATGACAAAATG GCCGAATACCTTGCTTCGCTGAATCATGAAGAAACAAGGCTAGCAGTTTCATGTGAAAGAGCCTTCCTTGAGACTCTAGATGGATCTTGCCGCACTCCTATAGCAGGTTATGCTTGCAGAAACGAAGATGGAAATTGCTTGTTTAGAGGACTAGTTGCTTCACCAGATGGAACCCGTG TGCTTGAAACATCAAGGATTGGTGCATATGCTGTTGAAGATATGATGAAGATGGGTAAGGATGCTGGGGAGGAGCTTCTTTCTAGAGCTGGACCTGGCTTTTTCAGTAGTTAG